The following proteins are encoded in a genomic region of Streptomyces gobiensis:
- a CDS encoding bacteriocin immunity protein — translation MDLRPELLSPPVSRQRLDELSCEIARIADLVADRSEDADEAIRAFNAITGHDYVALDFAEYYGSRVLAEFAREAARPPRLRVADITRGELVEIVRRLLAADPESGYYVQLLEANVSHPRVSDLVFHPSDDLQDASAEEIVDEALKYRPIEL, via the coding sequence GTGGACCTGAGACCGGAGCTGCTGTCCCCGCCTGTGAGCCGACAACGACTGGATGAGTTGAGCTGCGAGATCGCTCGGATCGCTGACCTGGTGGCCGACCGTTCCGAGGACGCTGACGAGGCCATCCGAGCCTTCAATGCGATAACCGGCCATGATTACGTGGCCCTCGACTTCGCCGAGTACTACGGAAGCAGGGTCCTGGCGGAGTTCGCCAGGGAGGCGGCCCGGCCACCTCGTCTTCGGGTTGCAGACATCACGAGGGGCGAGCTCGTCGAAATCGTCCGCAGACTCCTTGCGGCTGACCCGGAGAGCGGCTACTACGTGCAGCTCCTCGAAGCGAATGTGTCGCATCCCCGAGTCAGTGACCTGGTCTTCCATCCCTCGGACGACCTCCAGGATGCATCTGCGGAGGAGATCGTCGACGAGGCCCTGAAGTACCGGCCGATCGAACTCTGA
- a CDS encoding HAD family hydrolase has translation MMRAVVFDVGECLVDETREYGTWADWLGVPRHTFAAMFGAVIACGQDYRETFQVFRPGFDLYAEREKRAAAGQPETFGEEDVYPDVRPALAQLRADGLWLGIAGNQTVRAGRILRELFTADVDLIGTSDDWGAAKPDPAFFTRLVQAVPFAAGEILYVGDRLDNDIRPAAAAGMYTALIRRGPWGTIQQHEADADRLATWRIDSLAELSEKIGKFNARER, from the coding sequence GTGATGCGTGCGGTGGTGTTCGATGTCGGTGAGTGTCTGGTGGATGAGACCCGCGAGTACGGCACTTGGGCGGACTGGCTGGGGGTGCCGCGGCATACGTTCGCTGCGATGTTCGGGGCTGTCATTGCCTGCGGCCAGGACTACCGTGAGACGTTCCAGGTCTTCCGGCCCGGTTTCGATCTGTATGCCGAGCGGGAGAAACGCGCGGCTGCCGGGCAGCCGGAGACCTTCGGCGAGGAGGATGTGTACCCCGATGTACGCCCTGCCCTTGCCCAGCTGCGCGCCGATGGTCTGTGGCTGGGGATCGCCGGTAACCAGACGGTGCGCGCGGGACGCATTCTGCGTGAGCTGTTCACTGCGGATGTGGACCTGATCGGTACGTCCGACGACTGGGGCGCGGCCAAGCCTGATCCCGCGTTCTTCACTCGTCTCGTGCAGGCCGTCCCCTTCGCGGCCGGGGAGATCCTGTACGTGGGGGACCGGCTCGACAACGACATCCGGCCCGCTGCTGCTGCGGGGATGTATACCGCGCTGATCCGTCGCGGGCCGTGGGGGACGATTCAGCAGCACGAAGCGGATGCCGACCGCCTGGCCACCTGGCGCATCGACTCGCTCGCCGAGCTGTCGGAGAAGATTGGCAAGTTCAACGCGAGAGAGCGCTGA
- a CDS encoding Imm21 family immunity protein, whose translation MKTSSSTAASSAEPSLTLVESMGGPLIAVPVSALDGWWGCTESGVGIGDGDVRDDYDRACGVEGLAGVIAVGEEGLRGLVLADDPARTCYLPEHHAFVRWLAAESEADLIAAAKTVLADPTTEWEECGVWETDGPAVLMDSVTAGAELDVEYPDGGGLPEQAAVTIGPGRWTVRAVHTWANEETWVGLVQLLPSSEN comes from the coding sequence ATGAAGACCTCCTCGTCCACCGCAGCCAGTTCGGCCGAGCCTTCCCTGACCCTGGTCGAGTCGATGGGCGGTCCGCTGATAGCCGTACCAGTTTCCGCATTGGACGGCTGGTGGGGTTGCACGGAGTCGGGGGTGGGCATCGGCGACGGGGATGTCCGGGACGACTACGACCGTGCCTGTGGCGTGGAGGGCCTGGCCGGAGTGATTGCTGTTGGAGAGGAAGGTTTGCGAGGGCTGGTACTGGCAGACGACCCCGCCAGGACCTGCTATCTGCCGGAACACCACGCCTTCGTCCGCTGGCTCGCAGCCGAATCCGAGGCCGATCTGATCGCCGCAGCCAAGACTGTCCTCGCCGACCCCACCACAGAGTGGGAGGAGTGCGGTGTCTGGGAGACGGACGGCCCTGCGGTGCTTATGGACTCCGTCACTGCTGGGGCTGAACTGGATGTTGAGTACCCCGACGGCGGAGGGCTGCCGGAACAGGCCGCCGTCACGATAGGGCCCGGTCGCTGGACAGTCCGCGCCGTCCACACCTGGGCAAACGAGGAGACCTGGGTGGGCCTGGTCCAACTTCTGCCCTCGTCCGAGAACTAA